Genomic DNA from Solanum dulcamara chromosome 4, daSolDulc1.2, whole genome shotgun sequence:
AAAAAAAAGGCAAGCCCAATGGGCCCACCCGACCCGACCCATTAACTCCGGACCCTATACCCTTAATGGGTCATGGGCCAGGTTTCTCATGATTTTTTTGCTGTTCAGATCGGACCGGCCTGGCCCATTAAAGATCCAGTCTGATCCGACCCGACCCGATCCCTGATTATTCAAAACAAAAGGGGGGCTGATCTGACTTAGTCCGACCCACTTAAGTCTTAACACCCTTAGCTACAGTATCAATATGTTTCATTTTGATATTAATGTGATTTAGATTTAATAAACTAACATAAGGTTCTAATCATggtaaaaaaaagttaaaaatatttcatctaCTTCCATGTTTATATATGTAGCTCGAGTTTTTCTATATTTCATCATCaactttttctatttcttgGCTTTTAGAATTTCATGATCAGAATTTAAAAGTCGTGAATAGcttgttgatttgattttatattgCATATGAACCTTTGATATTAAATAGTGAAAAAGCCCTGACAAActtgacaatatatatatagtagatcTATTCTTATAGTGAATCACACCTTAAAAGACGTTGtgataaataatatttactctatttattatttttttcgaaTTTTCTCAATACTTATAATATTATTATGAAAAATCTATcgttttttaaattttcatcaAACACCATAGTGCATGCGCAAAATATTAACTCTATATGATTAAGTGATcataaattaagataaaatatGGTTTGACTTAAAATAACATCCTGTTTAAACTCAACAATCAGTAGTACGCATCCGACCGAGATCAAAGCTAAAAAAATGTTCACTTTTGGTAAACTTACGGGACCAAAACTGTTGTATTGATACATAAGGATTATTTTGACATATTTTGCAAACATAAGGGACCATTTCTGTCATTTTcccatttttgttttctttttgccACATTAAATTTTAAACCTATTAAGAAATAAGAATAATGATATACAAAAGAGAGCTCAATTGGTTCCAAATCCATTTCATCAGAGTAAAGAAATCAAAGTTATGTTGCAGTGCATTTTTCTTCTCTCCGATTCTGGGTATCCTTCTCttctttcagttttttttttttaaaaataaatatagattgAAGTCAAATTCATATTCATCTTCCTTGAAAAAGGAGTTCTTTGcattttaattttgtatttattgGTATATTGAATCACTGGGTATTTGATTTGAAGTTTGTTACTGAAGATCTGTGTAATTCAATGTCACTGTAGGGAGGTAATGCTGGAAAAACAGCTTACTGGCCACTGGGTTGATAGGGCAATATGTTCGTGGTTTTGGGATCAGTCAATTGCTCAAGGTGATTCCTTCAAGGTAGGGGCATATGAGTAATTTTTCCAATGTTATAGTTAAAGTTGCTTTAAAAGTTATGGTATAGGGAAAATCAAGatgcttgatcttgaatttacATAGCATTGTTTTTTGGCTTGTTGCAGCATTTACCGGTAATTGCTTCACCAACGCATTACCTTTTCCAAGTTAATCGTGAAGGAGTTACCTTCTTGGCCTGCACCCAAGTGGAGATGCCACCTTTAATGGCAATTGAGGTGATGCACTTGTTGATTTCAGACCTTGCTTGGTTATTTATGTTGTTGCTGCTAGATTGATTTCTTCTTTAATAAGTTTATGAGACAAGATGGGTTTAATGGAATTGTCTTGGAACTATTAAACACATGACCAGAATATGTTAAGAGAGGTTAGTACCATGGTGATTGGACGGCTAAATGGCGATACCTCTTGTAATTCTTATCAATTTGAAACTTGAACATTCTAGCATACCGCAACACTTAAATTGCTTTCAATCTGAATCTGAAAATTTTCTGTTTGATTAGTATGTCCAGAGGATATTGAAGGATTTGAGATAAAAACATGGCATTTTGGGCCGTATAGCTTTGGTTCAGTGAGAAGGATGCAACTCGGATATGTCGATAGAGTGCCTCATGAGTTTGAACCTTGCCACTGAATGGAAGCATGGTATGTAAGTGGAAGTAGAGTAGTATGGCAGACAGTTTTGACCTGTGAGCTAACCGGTGTTGGACCAGCTAACTCACGAGGATTTTTCAGTTATCAGAAGAGAAGGGCCCTTTAATGTGTGACTCCCAAGCTAATTTACACTAGTGTATTATAGTAATTGGTTATTGAAAGGCAAACAAATTATAATATAGAGCCCCTTCATCCACAATTAATAAATGTATGTTAGACGTGTTTATCGTAGTTGAGTTGATTACAACCTTATATTTGCTGTCACCAGATTTGATAAAATCTGGCATCATAGAGATTCTTGTTTTCTAAGTTTTTCTTTTGATAAGTTATTTCTTCCGTTCCTCTGCCATGTTTTGTAGGCTTTGTGGGATTTTCTGCTTGGTTTATTGGTTAGATCTGTAAGAGTCCAGTCATACTATTGGAAGTCTTTGCACCTGGCAGTTATACTTTTACTGCTAACTGATTCATTGAATTGATATGTCGAAGTTCTAGTTCCAGTTATTGTAATATTTTTCTGCTAGGTGAACATAGGGAAGGCTACTACAGTTTGCTTATTAACTTTGGAACTCTGTATCATCTCTGCAAATAAGGGCTTTTATTGATAATTTGACTATTTAATTTCTAGTTCTTGTGCAGAGTAGCTGATGTCCTGTCAGAATATCTTGGAGGGTTGAATGAAGATTTGATAAAGGATAATTTTGTGATTGTATATGAGGTATTTGACATATTCAAGctcttttttttgaaaagttagctgcaaaatatattttgttggGATACTtttcttacaaaaaaaaaaggaattttttcAGGAAGCTTAGAATGATGCTAACCAGGTTAAGTTGAAGCTTTTAAAAACGGTCAAACTACGAAGTTCTTAAACAAGCTGCACTAAACAGTTCCATAACAATGTACTGTCAGATTCTATAAATTATAGAGTGATTTGGTTGAATTTCTCaattcccttttcttttttttttcttttttcttgtcaATTCTTTTCGTACTAATTGTTTATTCACATTCTTTAGTTTGCAATCACAAATGTTGTCTGTTAACTTATACTATTGACACGCTCCTGTATGGTTTTTGTgttaagttttagttttaaCCACCCCAAAATTACCAGTTGACCAACTATCAGTGCAACTTTGGAGGCTGTTACCATGATATTTATTGATGCAAAAAAGAGCCAGTTCTACTGTTTGACTCtagaacccccccccccccccccaaaaaaaaaaaaaaaaaaaaaaaaaaacaaaaaaactgcCAAATTCTGGCTTGTAAAGATCCTTAAATGCTCTCTCATCTCTTTAGGCCAAACACACTAGGTTACTGCTAACAAGCTGAACACTGCAAAAAGTTGGCTTTTCTTTCGTTCCAAATCCCCCTACGGCCCTACCTGATGTGAGACATTCCATTTACTGAAGATTGAAATATCTGCTAGTTCCTTAAGATTTCAAACAATAGATTGATTACACCACTGCCAGAGAATAATGCTAATTTAGAGTTTTGGTTTCCTGACTTAATCCTTTTTAAGTTGCTATCAGTAGTTTTTGACATTTTGTTCCTCAAACCAGCCAATTAAGAGAAGGTAAAAACATTTTGAGTCCTGTTTCATTTTTTTGACAATGATGGATGCATTTCCCATAATCGTTAGAATTGTACTTATCCCCCCTTCCCAGTCCCCCTTTGAAAGTCAACACATTTCTGCGACGAATATGAAAAATTGGAAGTCAATTATCTGAGAAGTAGAAAAGAATATGCCAGGTCATCTAATTCAACTTTCAGAGTTCCAATGATGATTGTTTGTGTATATTATTTTGGTACATCACAGTTCAATACTGAGaatcttctctctctctctctctctctctctctctctctctttaaatgatatgaaatatgtataacaGTTTATAGCTTTAGCCCTGTCAACTGCTTTCTGCCTATGCCATAAAGACAGCAAACTGTTACGTTATAAAGGATAAACTTGTTTCTTCCTTGCCCTCCCTTCTCCTCTCTGGTTCTACATGTTCACCACTTCATTTTCTAGTAATTTGGCACCATAATGACTCATTCCATAGTTTCCCCATCACTCTATAGCTGCAACTTAGTCGAGGTACTCTtccaaaatcatatatttgtgTTATACTTAGCAAAACGAATAAAGAAATGTAAAAAGATGCATACCTTTTCAGCAAttaccagtttcaaaaaaaaggagaaaaagatgCATACCTTTTCAGACCACTTAAGGTGCAAATGGTCTTGTTCATTGTATCCTACGGTATACCAGTATTAGATCTCCCACTTCTTCTTGCTTAAACTCCTGGAAACCATGGTTCATTACAGTTTCAAAGAGGATCAATGGTGAAGCCAAAGTGGAAGGATTGATGAGAGATGAGAGAGGGAGATAACATATGTTCTTTTTATGTGCTTGTTGaactcttttcctttttttccatttcttcttgTCTCTTTCTTTTTGGGTAACGGTGCCGGTCTAGCTTGTGCACCTCAATTGTTTCACCAGGTACCTACTACTTTGCATCATCATAGGTACCGGTAACTCTAAACAGGTGTTGGGTTTAGGTTTCTTCTAAGAACTTCAGCCACAGTAGAGAGAACTAAAATTTGTGTGGACAGTGGACACAGAATGAGGAAGATTTTCCTCCCCAACTGTCTTGTTAAATTTCCTTCTACACACTAATTTTATTCTGATGGACTTCAAATTGACTATGGCCTTAACATTTGTTTGATGTGCAGCTTTTGgatgagatgatagacaatggtTTCCCTCTTACTACAGAACCTAATATACTAAGGGAAATGATAGCTCCTCCAAATCTCGTAAGCAAAGTATTGAGTGTTGTCACTGGTAACACTTCCAACATGAGCAACACACTTCCAGGTGCAACAGGATCTTGTGTTCCTTGGAGAAAAACAGACCTGAAGCATTCAAGCAATGAAGTTTATGTTGATTTAGTTGAAGAAATGGATGCAACTATAAATAGGTTTATATCTTACTATCACTTAACCTCCATTCGAGCGCCTTATTTCTCAGTATGTGTTAATCTCTCTAATAATATcttcaaaatcatatatttatcaTCAAACTTTTAGTTTGACATGGCGTAACCCATTGTATCATAAAAGGTGAAGGGTGAACATAATGATATGCTATTTCGATGCAATAGTCGGTATAACCTAGAGGTTAAGATTTCACATAAAAACATCTAGAGGTCAAGATTTCACATAAAAACATCTAGAGGTTAAGATTTCAAGAACCAAAATGTGATCTTAAAAGGATTGTGTGAAAGCTGGCACATGTTAATTTTGAAGGTACGCTTTGAACTTTATATGTTACCTATGAACTCCTTCCactatttcaatttatatgacatttttCTACAAGGGAATATCTCAAAATGCTCCACACTCttctattattatattatgCCATTTTTGAGAGTTCAATTCTTCTAACCAATCAAATTAACTTTGATGTCTTATTTTTTCTATCAAAGTAAATGTTTAACTAGTGTAGTATTCTATTCTACTAGGGCGAATATGATATTTGTGTGAAATTAACTTTTGAACACAGGTCCAAATGGTGCCACATAAAATAGGACGGAGATATTACAAGTTACTATAAGATACCTTGTTTCCACATGCTCCCTTTCAGGTCCATCAAAAGGTTATAATTATTACTCATCCCATAAGGAGGGTAACCATTACTTGTTGTGTCGCCTTCTACAGAGAACAAGGCTTTCTTAAATTATATAACTGTGTAAAGGAAAGGGATATTACCAGATTACTTCATCTTAGAGATATGGTTTCAGAAGCATAATGCTCCTTACTTATGTGCTTGCTTTTAGGTTCCTGTTGGAATATAATATCAGTTGTCTCCATTATGCATAGAGTTAAAACTATTTTGATGTGGAATCAGTGGGAGCCATAGAGTTATGATCTGCTTCTTGGCACATACAAGGCATACTTTTGTGAACTAGTGCAAATGGCTTCTTCAAGGGAATTTGGCAGCATCCTTGATAATTGAAGTGCATTACAGTATACATACACACGTGTGTGTGTGCTTGTCAAAGTATATAAGTGACATTTCTTATACTGTTTTGATGaccattttctttctttcagtCTGTTAGATTATAAAAATGAACCCCTAGACCTTTATAAAAAAAGGAACTCCAAGACTTCCTCTGAATTGTCAAGAAAGTTGCTACAAATTGAACTTCTTGAAGACTGCAGTGAGCCAGGGAagtaaaataaaggaaaatgaAATCCATTTCTTGTATGTTCTGTGATATTTGCAGGACAAATAAGAGTTTCTTAACTGCTTCTCTGAACAAACTTCTCTTCATattaaacaaacaaaaattGCAAACAAATTTAACTTGCGGCACATTCGTTTCTCTTTTATGGGCAATGAAACTGCACCTAAGGCGGATACTGGAATCTGCCCAAAAGTCCTAACTTTTTCCATGCCACATTCTTCTCTTTGCTGTGATCAAATTgattctatttccttattcattcATGATTACAATATTGCCGAATAATGGATTGCTTTTCTACATTGGGGTTCTAAGTTTGAATACACTTGACCATTGGATTCTGCAGcatctttttcttatttgttgTATGCTTGAAGTAGAGTTTACAGGAATAGCCAATTACCTAAAGGCTTCTCATTCTATTTGTTTTATGCTTCTCAGAGACGGGGTTCTGGTGAAATGTGAGATCTGTGGTGAAGTTCAAGTGAATTCTCATCTTTCCGGTCTTCCTGATCTTACCCTTTCATTTGCAAATACTTCCATCTTGAACGATGTGAGATTCCATCCTTGTGTTCGGCTACGACCCTGGGAATCAAACCAAATTCTGTCTTTTGTTCCTCCTGATGGACAATTTAAGCTCATGAGCTACAGGTTTGTGGTGTTAACTACTGCAGTTGCCTTCACACATGATCAAAATTTGGTGGTTTTGACTTTATGTAAAGAATGTTCTAATATTCTGCTCACATTTAGTATGTACTTATACATCATAGAGTTATCTTCTCTTTGTCCCCTCTGATATTCAAACCCATAAAATTAACCCCTTCCTTGCTTGGTAAGTAGGGTGAAACCCAGCAAAAAATTTACCTTTTTTAGGAAATGGAAATATTTGAGTCAATATTGAAACTGCGGCCAAATTCCAGGATGCTAACTTGCTCCTTCCAATAACGAAAGTTGAACTGTCAATAAATGCATAATGAAAGCTGAACTGTTCATAAATGCACTCTATTTACAGAAggaaaaacatttctttttccgATAACCACTATTTAATAAGATATATTCACAAGTAGTGGCAGTTGGTCCATTGTTGATGGGGTTATCTGCAGATTTTGAAACTACAATGTGCATCCAAcaccccagaccccacttgtgggatttcactaagTATGTTGTTGTAATGTGCATccaacaaaaatgaaaaacagGAAATGGCAAACTGTAAACCGAGCATTTGTTTTCACTATAGAAATGCATTAAAAAATTCACTTCTTTGCTGCTTTTACCTTGTCTAAACTTCTTTCTCCCTCTCTCAACTATGCCATGCAGAATAAAGAAGTTGAAGAGTACCCCGATATATGTAAAGCCGCAAATTACTTCAGACTCAGGGACATGTCGTATTAGCTTGTTAGTTGGGATACGCAATGATCCTGGGAAGGCAATTGATGATATAAATGTGCAATTTCAACTCCCCCCTCGCGTTTTATCTGCGGATCTTACATCAAATTATGGAACAGTAAACATCCTTTCCAACAAGGTACGTGGTTCTTCCTCTCATCTACAGAGTTGCTTCTCCTTTGTGCCTTTTCTTAATGCATGTGTCCGGCAGTTGATCAGAAGTAAATGAATGAAGATACTTTCTATTCTAGTCAGTTCCGGCCCTACCGTGAAATGATGAAAACTTGTAAATGGATGCCAAgcttttttaaaagtaaaatctCTTTTTCAGTCTGGTTCCATTTTGGAATTATGTGATAGAGGAGGCTCTACTCTGCAAACTTCTCTAGTTGGTTCTTGACATGTTGATTTATTAGTGCAGACATGCACTTGGTCCATTGGTCGTATGCCGAAAGACAAAACTCCTTCAATGACTGGAACGTTAGTGTTGGAAACAGGTGTTGAGCGGCTTCGTGTATTCCCTACATTTCTTGTGGGATTCAAAATTATGGGTGTTGCACTCTCAGGtttgaaaatagaaaaactTGATTTCAAGAATCTACCTACGCGGCCTTATAAAGGGTTTCGAGCTCTAACCAGGGCCGGGGAATATGAAGTCAGGTCATAATAATTATGGTTTCTTGACCTTGAATTCAGAGCTTTGGTGTTGCTTGAGACCTGGGTGTTGAGCAGTTTTCTGTATGATAGATACCAGTTTTAGAATCTTAATCTTACGTGTTTATTATCCCATCTGGAAAAATTGTAATATTTAAGAAAGAGATTTTTTCTGCAAATTGTCACGCCAAATTCATTAAATGATACATGTTTGGAGCTGATCATCGATTCATAAGCTCTGTAAACCAGATATTGCGACATGTATTTTTTGCTTGGCTTGTGTTCAATATCCGCATTATTTTTAGGCCTATATTTGTACCTGGAGAAAAGTCCAGTTGGAGTCCTCTTTCtgctcctttttttctttttgggtgCCAATAATGTGTTTGTGCAAATTATTTGACGTGTTTCTCTTTACATATTCCTTAAGAGAATATTAGTTTGGAAGGATTTTGATTATCTTGCTTTTATTCATGTGTCATCATTCTCTAATTGAAGACTAGATGGGAAAAcagataattaattttatcttgagtttttaaaatgataaataatttaaaataactattttcaGAAATTATGATAGataatttgaggcaaaggactAATATTGGAGAACTAGCAGGATTTGTTGGAAGCTTGTCCAGACCTCAGAGGACAAGTGATTCAAACTCATCATCAGTTTTTGGAAATTGAACTTTTTAGCTGTGCTGTCAGCTACACGAGGGATATTTAGTTCTCTATCTAAATTTTATTACGAGCAGATAGATTGCGTTGGGACCATATTTATCTTCTTTGTCTCGTtctaattttatcaaatatctaggaagggcaatttgtttgtttatttataatttcatcTGGAATACCTAGCATTTTGTAAATTTAATGTCCAATTGACAATGAGATGTGGTAGTTGTTTGTGGAAAATCCTTTTTAAGGACAGTTCTTTCCTGCCTGATTCTTGACCATTGTCCAGGATTACACCAGTGTTGTTGGGAAATGTGTCGGGTGGCAAAATTAATGCATGTATGCCCCGCCCAGCTTGCTCAAGTTTAGGTAGGTTAAAGATCCTTCTATTTAGTAAATACAATTTATCTCTATTGGTTCAAATCCAGCTCAAACCGTCAATTTGCGTCACAATTCAAATACATGAATCTAACCTTGGTTTTCTCCTTACCCAAGTTGCACAGGAAAAGACCAATTGTCATTTTAGTATGGTGTGACATGAGAGCTATTTGCCAATACAAATGGACTTACTTCAAAAAGTGcattatatcattatacaaaAACTCATCCATCTTTTACACATTTTTTTCATTGTTGCAAATTATGA
This window encodes:
- the LOC129886066 gene encoding AP-3 complex subunit mu, which gives rise to MLQCIFLLSDSGEVMLEKQLTGHWVDRAICSWFWDQSIAQGDSFKHLPVIASPTHYLFQVNREGVTFLACTQVEMPPLMAIEFLCRVADVLSEYLGGLNEDLIKDNFVIVYELLDEMIDNGFPLTTEPNILREMIAPPNLVSKVLSVVTGNTSNMSNTLPGATGSCVPWRKTDLKHSSNEVYVDLVEEMDATINRDGVLVKCEICGEVQVNSHLSGLPDLTLSFANTSILNDVRFHPCVRLRPWESNQILSFVPPDGQFKLMSYRIKKLKSTPIYVKPQITSDSGTCRISLLVGIRNDPGKAIDDINVQFQLPPRVLSADLTSNYGTVNILSNKTCTWSIGRMPKDKTPSMTGTLVLETGVERLRVFPTFLVGFKIMGVALSGLKIEKLDFKNLPTRPYKGFRALTRAGEYEVRS